TAAGGTACTTAGATGAAATATTTAAAACACAGCAAAACCATCTTTTTTACTTAGCAACTCCTCCCAATATTTATTTAGAAATAATTAGAAAACTTAGCAACTTTGAACTCATTAAAGAAAAAAACAATAGTTATTCAAGAATCATAATAGAAAAACCTTTTGGAAGGGATTTAAAATCCTCCAATGAATTAGATGAAGAACTCCATAAATCTTTGAAAGAATCACAAATTTACAGAATAGACCATTATCTCGGTAAAGAAACTGTTCAAAATATAATGATGCTCAGATTTGCAAATATTGTTTTTGAACCGATTTGGAATTATAAGTACATAGATAATGTACAAATAACAGTTGCAGAAACCTTAGGAGTCGAACACAGAGCAGGATACTTTGAACAAGCTGGATTACTTAGAGACATGTTTCAAAACCATATGCTACAACTTTTAACGTTAGTGGCAATGGAACCACCAGCTTCGTTAGAAGATTCAAGTGTTAGAGACGAAAAAACCAAACTTTTAAAAACTATTAGACCTTTTGAAAAAGATTACATAGACGAATTCTTTATTAGAGCTCAATATAAAAAAGGTAAAATAAATGGTTTTAATGTTCCAGATTATAGACAAGAACCAAATGTGAATCCTAATTCTAATGTTGAAACATATGTGGCTGCTAAATTTTTATTAGATAGTTGGAGATGGAGTGGGGTACCGTTTTATCTGAGAAGTGGTAAAAGATTGAAGAGAAAAATATCAGAGATAGCTATTATCTTTAAAGAAGTTCCACACTCTATTTTTGCTAAGAACAATATATATTTGGAACAGAATGTCCTTATACTAAACATTCAACCCGATGAAGGATTTTCCTTGAAAATTCAAGCAAAACAACCTGGATCCAAATTATGTTTAAATACTTTAAGCATGGATTTCAATTACAATGAATTTTTTAAATTCAAAGGGCCGGATGCATATGAAAGATTACTTTTGGATGCAATGGTAGGAGATCAAACTTTATTTGTAAGAAGCGATGCAATGGAACTTTCCTGGAAACTTTTAACTCCTATTTTAGAAAAATGGGAAGAAGACCAAGATAAAAACTTATTATTCTATGAAGCAGGTACGTGGGGCCCAAAAGAAGCCAATGAGCTTTTATTAAAAGATAACAGAGAGTGGAGAAACCTTGATGTAGAGGGAGAATTTGTAAATGTATTTTAAAATATTTGAAAATTCAGAAGAATTTTTAGAAGAAAGCTCAAATTTTATATATAAAACATACAAAAAGAGCATAGACAAAAATAATCAATTTTCCTTCATGATATCTGGGGGTAATACTCCAAAGCCTTTGTTTAAAAAATTAACTTTAGATTACAAAGATAAAATCAATTGGGAAAAAGTTTTTATCTTTTGGGCAGATGAAAGATACGTGGACAAAGAAAGTGATGATAATAATTATAAATGGGCGTATAAATTGCTACTTTCAAGGGTAAATATACCTCAAAACAATATTTATCGAATAAAAACTGAACTACCACTTGAAAAAGCAGCAGAAGAATACGAGAAGGAAATTATCAATTTTTTTCAAGGTAGAGAACCTGCTTTTGATCTTATCTTGCTCGGAGTAGGAAAAGACGGTCATACTGCGTCTTTGTTTCCAAACAGCAATTTACTAACTGAAAACAAGCGATTAGTAGTACCTGTTTCCCCATCAGGAGACCCATATGTTCCAAGAATAACAGTTACCTACAAAGTCCTTAATAACGCAAAAAACATATTATTTTTAAGTTCGTATAACGATAAAAAAAATGTTATAGATGCGATAATCACTAACAAAGAGATGGCAAAAGAAAAATATCCTGCTGCCGGGGTAGAGGCAAAGAAGATTTACTTTTTTTCATATAAATAGAAAAAAGTTGTAAAAAATGAGAGGCTTAAATTAAAAAGCCTCTCAATTTTTAAATCTATAACACAAAGTAAAAGGGGATTACTTCAACAAAACTAACAATTAAAATTCTGCCGCAACAGATAATGTAAAGTATTTATCATCGGGATTGAAAGGTTTTGCATCAACTTTAATGTTGTTACCAAAACCAACTTTTACCTTAACCGGAAAATCTTCGTTTTCTAGTTTAAAGTTCAAATTAAAACCGGACTTACCATCGCCATTAAAGTAAAGGCCTCCGCCAATTCTATAGCTTTCTAATAATGTATAACCTCCACCTATCTGGAAGGCATAGAAATTTTCTCCTGTTGTTTCATAATAAATAGCACCATCCAAATCAAAATCGTTGTAAACGCCAAAACCTTTTACAGTTAAATATTCATCCAAAGCGGCATATAGAAAACTCGCGCCAAAGCTGTCTGCTTTTTCATAACCTATTAAAACACTGTTAAATTCCCAATCTTCTAAATTTAATTCTGTAAAGAAGTTGTAAGCCTCTCCTCTAATTACTAATGATGTTGCCTCTACAGTGTCAAACAACAAACCAACCCTAAAATCGTAAAAACTGCCGTCCGCAAACGTCAAAAATTTAACTTTATTTTCTTGAGTTAGTAGTAGGTCAGCGCCTACATAGAAATCAGAATAATTAAGTATAAATCCAAAGCCAGGAAGCTCTGTTTCAGGATTTTCATAATCAAAGTTATAATTAGGATTTATCGCTGTTTTATAAAATGCACCTAAAGAAAGATGTTCTTGCATCCATAAAGCTTTCATTCCATATACTTTAAATTGAAAACTATCATTTAGTGATGAAGCCCCGATTTTTAATTCCAAATCTGCATTTTGTACATTTGGATTTATGCTCAAAACAACCTCATTTTTTACCTCAGGATTTGCAAAAAAACCTGTCTCTTCTTCTAGTTTAGTTTTTAGACCAAACTCATATTTTCCTGAAATTATAGAAGCTTTTCCCTCTTGGGCTTCTCCACCAACAATTTTTAGTTCTCCGTCTTCTAAAACTAATTCAAATTTTGAGTTTCTTCCCCCATATGGATCAGGAACGTAGTCTGGAGATTCTGGATCTTCGTACCAATCTGTTCCATTTACAACGTATTTGTATTCATAAACGCCAGGTTGTAAATTAGTTACATATATCCAAACCCCGTCTCTATAATCCATTCCCCAAGCACTTGTGCTCCAGTTATTAAAAGTACCAGCTACAAAGACGCTATTTGCTGTTCTATCTTCATATTCGAAGACTACCATTCCATCCTCAACATAAACCTTCGAAAAAGTAAATACGATTATAAGAGAAAATAATATAACAGAAATAATTTTTTTCATCTTGCCACCTCCAAAATTTATCTATTATTTTGAAATTAGAAATAAAAAGTTGTAGTTATACCAACTTGCCTTTTGAATTGAAGCGAATTTTCAAAATCACCATCACCGACATAAAACTTTATGTTTCCATTCGGAAGGTTATAGCCAACTTCTGTATATGCAGTAAAACGTTTCTCAACAATACCTTGAATGTATTGAAATTTTCCCATAACTGAAAATTGATTAAAGTTTCTTGAAATATCTATGTAGTAAAGTTCACCAAAAGACTGGAAAAATTCATCCGAAAGTGGATTACCAAAAATATATTTCATATTACCTGAAAAACCAAGTGCTTTATAATTACTCTCCAGGTATATTCTAAACGGCTTATAATGTCTTATATCTGTCCAGTCATCTTCTGGTCCTTGTTTATACAATGAAATTTTATACCAAGTAAAAAAAGGAATAGAAAGGTCTTGACTATAGGTTATTGACATTTCAGAAGTATCTAGATTAAAGTCTGAAAACGATCCATTAAAGTCTGGTGAAACATATAACTCAAAATTATTTATGTACAAATTAGTTCTTAACCTATCAATGTAGTTATCCTCACCAAAGTCAAGCTCTAATTTATTAGTAAGTCGAACGTTTTTGTATGCGGTCTCTAAAAAGATATTTTCTGCTAAACTGTCTGGTGAATAATCTTTGTTGAAATCATCAGCGATATACGTTGTATTGAAATTATAGGAGAAATCTCCTACCTTACCCCTAACTCCACCAAACAACAAGTAATTATCTTTTATATCATAAGAAGCGGTGTAAATATCTTGATCAAAAGAAAGAACTACTTCCCCATAAGGTTTAAAAGTTTCAAATGTACCTATATCAAAGTCAAATCCCATTAACTGATTATACTTTCTTGTGTTCATATCTTTATAATCTTTCAAATATATAATACTTCCATTTAAACCCGCTAAATCTGGAAACCTATAATGCATTAAATTGAATAAATGATCATTTCGATCAACTGCGTAAAAATTTAACTTACCAAAATTATCTAAATCAGAATAAACTTTAACTCCATCAATAGCACCTACTTTTTCGTTATTGACAATTTTTAGCCAATCGTCTGTTGAGACACTTTTCCTGTTCCAATACGTAGTTAAATCGACATTGTTTAGGTTAAAAGTGAATTCAGAGGAAGAAACCCAAAGCTTATCATCTGAATCTTTATTTAAATTGAACTCACCTCTTAATCCTTCACCAAAAAATTTAAAATAAAGATCTGCTTTGTTGAAATTACTGTAAAAATTTGAGTCTTCTTCTTCAGGAAATTCAAAGTTTAAATTAAATTCCACACTTCCACCAAGATCAACTGATCCAAAGAAAAGCGTTACAGAAAATACAATTAGGGATAACAGAAGTAATTTCTTAGCTTTCACTTAATTCACCTCGCTTTCTACAAACCAAACATAACTGATTTTAGGATCAAAATAAACTGTTAGTTCATCCGTATCGCTTTTTAGCGTGTATACAGCATTAGAAGCCTCTCTTGAATATATTTCTGCGTTGAAAATCATGCTCCATGGACGCCAATTCCCACTTGGTTTTATCTTATATTCTATTTTATCTCCTACACTAAAATTTTTTTGTATTTTTGCTACTAGTACGTCATCTTCATTTTGAAATTTAACAGCGTTGTCATCCCATGTTTTTTCTCCCCAATCCCCTGCAAAGTACCAATCTTGCAAAAGTTTTGTATCATCTCCAACCCCGATTGCTTTACCATCTTTCATTTTATTAGTGTCAGCATAAATGGTTATTGTTTGAATATTATTAGCATCGACTATATCCTTCCAGATTGGAATAGAGGAACTCACAACATTTCCATCATCTTTTACGTGAAAAATTTTATAATAGCTGAAATGATATTTAACACCATCTTCATCTATCTCTGAATAAGTGAGATCTGATGCGTTTATAGTAATTTTGTATAAACCTAAACTTTCATCATAGGTTAATTGATCTTCTAAATCTGGCACATTTTTATTTTTTGAGTATCCTAAATAAATACCGGGACTAAGAGTAATGTCCAATAAATTCATCATACATCCTGACAAAACAAACAAAAGAGAAAAACCAAGTAGGACGTATAAATACTTTTTTCTCAAAAAACTCACCTCCGTTTAAATTTCTTTCTACTTACTTTAAAAATTATAAAAAACGTTTTTATGTATATTTTATAGTTGAATTTTTTATAAAATACCTCTATAACTCTAATTCTTACTAACTG
The genomic region above belongs to Petrotoga sp. 9PWA.NaAc.5.4 and contains:
- the zwf gene encoding glucose-6-phosphate dehydrogenase codes for the protein MEQQAKTRISRVQLCEEIKPGPSSIIIFGASGDLTFRKLIPSIFTLFKKNLLPQEFYLLGVARTQYTDEEYRLEIKNKLSEEKEDLYLISKFIEKIFFISGNYNDDSLYSYLKNRLRYLDEIFKTQQNHLFYLATPPNIYLEIIRKLSNFELIKEKNNSYSRIIIEKPFGRDLKSSNELDEELHKSLKESQIYRIDHYLGKETVQNIMMLRFANIVFEPIWNYKYIDNVQITVAETLGVEHRAGYFEQAGLLRDMFQNHMLQLLTLVAMEPPASLEDSSVRDEKTKLLKTIRPFEKDYIDEFFIRAQYKKGKINGFNVPDYRQEPNVNPNSNVETYVAAKFLLDSWRWSGVPFYLRSGKRLKRKISEIAIIFKEVPHSIFAKNNIYLEQNVLILNIQPDEGFSLKIQAKQPGSKLCLNTLSMDFNYNEFFKFKGPDAYERLLLDAMVGDQTLFVRSDAMELSWKLLTPILEKWEEDQDKNLLFYEAGTWGPKEANELLLKDNREWRNLDVEGEFVNVF
- the pgl gene encoding 6-phosphogluconolactonase, giving the protein MYFKIFENSEEFLEESSNFIYKTYKKSIDKNNQFSFMISGGNTPKPLFKKLTLDYKDKINWEKVFIFWADERYVDKESDDNNYKWAYKLLLSRVNIPQNNIYRIKTELPLEKAAEEYEKEIINFFQGREPAFDLILLGVGKDGHTASLFPNSNLLTENKRLVVPVSPSGDPYVPRITVTYKVLNNAKNILFLSSYNDKKNVIDAIITNKEMAKEKYPAAGVEAKKIYFFSYK
- a CDS encoding glycogen-binding domain-containing protein, which translates into the protein MKKIISVILFSLIIVFTFSKVYVEDGMVVFEYEDRTANSVFVAGTFNNWSTSAWGMDYRDGVWIYVTNLQPGVYEYKYVVNGTDWYEDPESPDYVPDPYGGRNSKFELVLEDGELKIVGGEAQEGKASIISGKYEFGLKTKLEEETGFFANPEVKNEVVLSINPNVQNADLELKIGASSLNDSFQFKVYGMKALWMQEHLSLGAFYKTAINPNYNFDYENPETELPGFGFILNYSDFYVGADLLLTQENKVKFLTFADGSFYDFRVGLLFDTVEATSLVIRGEAYNFFTELNLEDWEFNSVLIGYEKADSFGASFLYAALDEYLTVKGFGVYNDFDLDGAIYYETTGENFYAFQIGGGYTLLESYRIGGGLYFNGDGKSGFNLNFKLENEDFPVKVKVGFGNNIKVDAKPFNPDDKYFTLSVAAEF